A stretch of the Photobacterium toruni genome encodes the following:
- the fliI gene encoding flagellar protein export ATPase FliI, which produces MTLVQRLSRYQTANTACKPVASGRLDRVVGLTLEAIGCRAPVGSVCKVETLNGELEAEVVGFAGETLFLMPSEQLSGVMPGAKVTPILHNSGIPVGPELLGRVIDGIGNPLDGLGPIFTEQRAAFTSVPINPLSRKPIKEPLDVGIKAINGLLTVGKGQRIGLFAGSGVGKSVTLGMMTRGTSAQIVVVGLIGERGREVKEFIDEILGKEGRERAVVIAAPADASPLMRLKGCQTSLTIAEYFRNQGFDVLLLMDSLTRFAQAQREIALSVGEPPATKGYPPSVFAKLPALVERAGNGNENQGSITAFFTVLSEGDDLQDPIADASRAILDGHIVLSREMADAGHYPAIDVERSVSRVMPAIVSDEHMLMSKAVRQILSICRKNQDLVAIGAYKPGTDATIDQAFNFKPKLDSYLQQEMKEAVPYEMCVNMLRSTLGG; this is translated from the coding sequence GGACGATTAGATCGTGTCGTTGGCTTAACCCTTGAAGCGATTGGCTGCCGCGCCCCTGTTGGTAGTGTCTGTAAAGTGGAAACCCTTAACGGTGAGTTAGAGGCAGAAGTGGTTGGTTTTGCTGGTGAAACATTATTTTTAATGCCGAGCGAGCAGTTATCTGGCGTAATGCCGGGCGCTAAAGTAACTCCGATTTTACACAATAGCGGTATTCCCGTTGGTCCTGAATTATTAGGTCGAGTGATTGATGGTATTGGCAATCCATTAGATGGTTTGGGTCCTATTTTTACTGAGCAACGAGCAGCATTTACTTCAGTACCGATAAATCCGTTATCACGTAAACCGATTAAAGAGCCATTAGATGTCGGCATTAAAGCCATTAATGGTTTATTAACCGTGGGGAAAGGGCAACGTATTGGCCTCTTTGCAGGCTCCGGTGTTGGTAAGTCAGTGACATTAGGCATGATGACCCGTGGTACCAGTGCCCAAATTGTGGTGGTGGGATTAATTGGTGAGCGTGGTCGAGAAGTAAAAGAATTTATTGATGAAATTTTAGGAAAAGAGGGGCGAGAGCGTGCCGTGGTGATTGCAGCGCCTGCCGATGCTTCGCCATTAATGCGCTTAAAAGGCTGTCAAACCTCACTTACGATTGCGGAGTATTTTCGCAATCAAGGTTTTGATGTATTGCTACTGATGGATTCACTAACCCGTTTTGCTCAGGCGCAACGTGAAATTGCGTTATCTGTTGGTGAGCCGCCAGCAACCAAAGGTTATCCGCCGTCAGTGTTTGCTAAGTTACCAGCGCTGGTGGAACGTGCCGGTAATGGTAATGAAAACCAAGGTTCGATCACGGCTTTTTTCACCGTATTAAGTGAAGGTGATGATCTGCAAGACCCGATTGCTGATGCGTCACGGGCGATCCTTGATGGTCATATTGTGCTATCGCGTGAAATGGCAGATGCAGGGCATTATCCCGCTATTGATGTTGAACGTTCAGTCAGTCGTGTAATGCCAGCCATTGTCAGTGATGAACATATGTTGATGTCTAAAGCTGTACGTCAAATTTTATCTATCTGTCGTAAAAATCAAGATCTAGTTGCTATTGGCGCTTATAAACCAGGAACGGACGCCACTATTGATCAAGCTTTTAATTTTAAACCCAAATTAGATAGTTATTTGCAGCAAGAAATGAAAGAAGCCGTACCGTATGAAATGTGCGTCAACATGTTGCGA